In the Streptomyces formicae genome, one interval contains:
- a CDS encoding chaplin — translation MALSMGAPAFADAGAEGAAQNSPGVISGNVIQVPVHVPVNVCGNSVDIIALLNPAFGNTCVND, via the coding sequence ATGGCGCTGAGCATGGGCGCCCCGGCCTTCGCCGACGCCGGTGCCGAAGGTGCGGCCCAGAACTCTCCGGGCGTCATCTCCGGCAACGTCATTCAGGTGCCGGTCCACGTTCCCGTCAACGTGTGCGGCAACAGCGTCGACATCATCGCTCTGCTGAACCCGGCGTTCGGCAACACCTGCGTCAACGACTGA
- a CDS encoding rodlin, translating to MHYKKAMAAAAVAVSVVGMSAAAAPTALAIGDDGGTTSMSGNDAKQEFGNSVTKGDMSPQLSLVQGSLNKPCVGLPVKGNVGSLVGLVPIAVQDIPVLSAPQNQQCTENSTQAKGDEPLSHILDDIPVLSGNGEHNG from the coding sequence ATGCACTACAAGAAGGCAATGGCCGCGGCCGCGGTCGCCGTCTCGGTCGTCGGCATGTCGGCTGCCGCGGCGCCCACCGCGCTCGCCATCGGTGACGACGGCGGCACGACGTCGATGAGCGGCAACGACGCCAAGCAGGAGTTCGGCAACTCCGTCACCAAGGGCGACATGAGCCCGCAGCTCTCCCTGGTGCAGGGTTCGCTGAACAAGCCCTGTGTCGGCCTGCCGGTCAAGGGCAACGTCGGTTCGCTCGTCGGCCTCGTGCCGATCGCGGTCCAGGACATCCCGGTCCTGTCGGCCCCGCAGAACCAGCAGTGCACCGAGAACTCGACGCAGGCCAAGGGCGACGAGCCGCTGTCGCACATCCTGGACGACATCCCGGTCCTCTCCGGCAACGGCGAGCACAACGGCTGA
- a CDS encoding rodlin, protein MLKKVMAAAAVTASVVGMSAAAAPTALAIGNDGGTNTTSGNGAMQEFGNSATYGNMSPQMALIQGSLNKPCIGLPAKANVGSLVGVVPIAVQDIPILSAPQNQQCTENSTQAKGDEPLSHILDDIPVLSGNGAGNN, encoded by the coding sequence GTGCTCAAGAAGGTTATGGCCGCTGCTGCGGTCACGGCTTCCGTCGTCGGCATGTCGGCCGCTGCGGCCCCCACGGCGCTCGCCATCGGCAACGACGGCGGCACCAACACGACCAGCGGCAACGGCGCCATGCAGGAGTTCGGCAACTCCGCCACGTACGGCAACATGAGCCCGCAGATGGCTCTCATCCAGGGCTCGCTCAACAAGCCCTGCATCGGCCTGCCCGCCAAGGCGAACGTGGGCTCCCTGGTCGGCGTGGTGCCGATCGCGGTCCAGGACATTCCGATCCTGTCGGCCCCGCAGAACCAGCAGTGCACCGAGAACTCGACCCAGGCCAAGGGCGACGAGCCGCTGTCGCACATCCTGGACGACATCCCGGTCCTCTCCGGCAACGGCGCGGGCAACAACTGA
- a CDS encoding LCP family protein — translation MRTTPRAPSRGRGGKYLGAIALGVALAASLTGLTAVAAPRPAERLPVFDGMTNRPENGPGTNILLLGTDSRAGITKAEKERFSTGSVGCNCSDTIMLIHVSPRQDRVSVVGLPRDSHAIIPAHRDRATGATRAAHPAKLNAAYAEGGPRLAVRTIERMTKVRIDRYLEIDFRRFIDSVNQVGGVRVCTPRPLKDFATKLDLPPGTHHLTGGQSLQYVRSRHVDSSADFGRIQRQQRFLVGVLRTLSADRAFADPLRTARLARAVLGSSRVDQGFTVDQLASLAMALRELSPSRIEFTTVPVRGFSAPQEGIGATLDWDTSRAAKVFGALSKDRAFDGRKSAAAPSDPPRLGSREIFHGDKVACDGG, via the coding sequence ATGAGGACGACCCCCCGCGCACCGTCTCGTGGACGAGGCGGAAAGTACCTCGGCGCCATCGCTCTGGGGGTCGCGCTCGCCGCTTCCCTGACCGGTCTCACCGCCGTCGCGGCGCCGCGGCCCGCCGAGCGGCTCCCGGTCTTCGACGGCATGACGAACCGCCCCGAGAACGGGCCCGGCACGAACATCCTGCTGCTGGGGACCGACAGTCGCGCGGGCATCACCAAGGCCGAGAAGGAACGCTTCTCCACCGGCAGCGTGGGCTGCAACTGCTCCGACACGATCATGCTCATCCACGTATCGCCGCGGCAGGACCGGGTCAGCGTCGTCGGTCTGCCCAGGGACTCCCACGCGATCATCCCCGCGCACCGCGACCGGGCGACCGGCGCCACGCGGGCGGCGCATCCCGCCAAACTCAACGCGGCCTACGCCGAAGGCGGTCCCCGGCTCGCGGTGCGCACGATCGAGCGGATGACGAAGGTGCGGATCGACCGCTATCTGGAGATCGACTTCAGGCGGTTCATCGACAGCGTGAACCAGGTCGGCGGAGTGCGCGTGTGCACCCCTCGGCCGCTCAAGGACTTCGCCACCAAGCTGGACCTCCCGCCGGGCACGCACCACCTGACGGGGGGCCAGTCGCTCCAGTACGTCCGGTCCCGGCACGTGGACTCCAGCGCGGACTTCGGCCGCATCCAACGCCAGCAGCGCTTCCTGGTGGGGGTCCTGCGCACCCTCTCCGCGGACCGCGCGTTCGCCGACCCGCTCCGCACGGCTCGGCTGGCCCGCGCCGTCCTCGGGTCATCCCGCGTGGACCAGGGGTTCACCGTCGATCAGCTCGCCTCGCTCGCCATGGCCCTGCGCGAGCTGTCGCCCTCGAGGATCGAGTTCACGACGGTTCCCGTCCGCGGGTTCAGCGCACCGCAGGAGGGGATCGGGGCCACGCTCGACTGGGACACGTCGCGGGCCGCCAAGGTCTTCGGCGCGCTGAGCAAGGATCGCGCGTTCGACGGTCGCAAGTCCGCGGCGGCCCCCTCCGACCCGCCCCGGCTCGGCAGCAGGGAAATCTTCCACGGCGACAAGGTCGCGTGTGACGGAGGGTGA
- a CDS encoding rodlin, with translation MKKLLATAALAASVAGMSAVAAPQAMAIGDDSGTTSSSGNGAMQSFGNSATKGDMSPQMSLVQGSLNKPCIGLPAKANVGSLVGLVPIAVQDIPILSAPQNQQCTENSTQAKGDEPLSHILDQIPVLSGNGVDNS, from the coding sequence ATGAAGAAGCTGCTCGCAACGGCCGCGCTCGCCGCGTCCGTCGCCGGTATGTCCGCTGTCGCCGCCCCCCAGGCCATGGCCATCGGTGACGACTCGGGCACCACCTCGTCCAGCGGCAACGGCGCGATGCAGAGCTTCGGCAACTCCGCCACCAAGGGCGACATGAGCCCGCAGATGTCGCTGGTCCAGGGCTCGCTGAACAAGCCCTGCATCGGCCTGCCGGCCAAGGCCAACGTCGGTTCGCTCGTCGGCCTCGTGCCGATCGCGGTCCAGGACATCCCGATCCTGTCGGCCCCGCAGAACCAGCAGTGCACCGAGAACTCGACCCAGGCCAAGGGCGACGAGCCGCTGTCGCACATCCTGGACCAGATCCCGGTCCTCTCCGGCAACGGCGTGGACAACAGCTGA
- a CDS encoding vWA domain-containing protein, with protein sequence MRTRRIRHGLLAAVLAGGLLLTGCSGGGSDHRSAADDKHQGGGTAPLPAPAAPDTGGGTPGEGEQQDRDNGEFAPDYLSTFALDVDTASYGFARRTLGEGRLPDPATVRPEEFVNSFRQDYRRPEGDGFSVSVDGARTGEDGWSLVRVGLATRGADEESERPPAALTFVIDVSGSMAEPGRLDLVKKSLGIMTDQLRPDDSIALVSFSDTAETVLPMTRLGDTGDGRARAHSAIARLEPTRSTNLEAGVETGYDTAVRGRKEGATNRVVLLSDALANTGETSADGILERISDARRAYGITLFGVGVGSDYGDALMERLADKGDGHTTYVSDVEDAREVFCEQLPAHVELRARDAKAQVAFDPETVERFRLIGYDDRRVADEDFRDDSVDGGEIGPGHTVTALYAVRAKPGADGHLATASVRWLDPESRAPHEESGRIEAADLEGSLWRADGGLQVSAIAAYFADGLRSGAENYPRPRGVQPLPDTPSLEELTRRARELPGNTADRKQVRALTTAIERAARLAGR encoded by the coding sequence ATGCGGACGCGGAGAATACGCCACGGGCTGCTGGCCGCGGTGCTGGCGGGCGGCCTGCTGCTCACCGGCTGCAGCGGCGGAGGCAGCGACCACCGGTCCGCGGCCGACGACAAGCACCAAGGCGGCGGCACCGCGCCGCTCCCCGCACCCGCGGCGCCCGACACCGGGGGCGGCACACCAGGCGAGGGCGAGCAACAGGACCGCGACAACGGGGAGTTCGCCCCCGACTACCTCTCCACCTTCGCCCTGGACGTCGACACCGCCTCGTACGGCTTCGCGCGGCGCACGCTCGGCGAGGGGCGGCTGCCCGACCCCGCGACGGTCCGCCCCGAGGAGTTCGTCAACAGCTTCCGGCAGGACTACCGCAGGCCGGAAGGCGACGGCTTCTCGGTGAGCGTGGACGGTGCCCGCACCGGCGAGGACGGCTGGTCCCTGGTCCGCGTCGGCCTCGCCACCCGCGGCGCGGACGAGGAGTCCGAACGGCCGCCCGCCGCGCTCACGTTCGTCATCGACGTGTCCGGTTCCATGGCGGAACCGGGCCGGCTCGACCTGGTCAAGAAGTCGCTCGGCATCATGACCGACCAACTGCGCCCCGACGACTCGATCGCGCTCGTCTCCTTCAGCGACACCGCCGAAACGGTCCTGCCGATGACCCGCCTCGGCGACACGGGCGACGGCCGCGCCCGGGCGCACTCGGCGATCGCCCGCCTCGAACCCACCCGGTCCACCAACCTGGAGGCGGGCGTGGAGACCGGCTACGACACCGCCGTGCGCGGCAGGAAGGAGGGCGCGACCAACCGGGTCGTCCTGCTCTCCGACGCCCTCGCCAACACGGGCGAGACCAGCGCCGACGGCATCCTGGAGCGGATCTCCGACGCCCGCCGCGCGTACGGCATCACCCTCTTCGGGGTCGGCGTCGGCAGCGACTACGGCGACGCCCTGATGGAGCGGCTCGCCGACAAGGGCGACGGCCACACCACGTACGTCTCGGACGTCGAGGACGCCCGCGAGGTCTTCTGCGAGCAGCTCCCCGCTCACGTCGAACTGCGCGCCAGGGACGCGAAGGCGCAGGTCGCCTTCGACCCGGAGACCGTCGAGCGGTTCCGCCTCATCGGCTACGACGACCGCCGGGTCGCCGACGAGGACTTCCGCGACGACTCCGTGGACGGCGGCGAGATCGGCCCCGGACACACGGTGACGGCGCTCTACGCGGTGCGGGCCAAGCCCGGCGCCGACGGGCACCTCGCCACGGCGAGCGTGCGCTGGCTCGACCCGGAGAGCCGCGCCCCGCACGAGGAGTCGGGCCGGATCGAGGCCGCCGACCTGGAAGGTTCCCTGTGGCGGGCGGACGGCGGACTCCAAGTCAGCGCCATCGCCGCCTACTTCGCGGACGGACTGCGCTCCGGCGCGGAGAACTACCCGCGGCCGAGGGGCGTGCAGCCCCTCCCCGACACGCCCTCGCTGGAGGAACTGACCCGGCGGGCACGCGAGTTGCCCGGGAACACGGCCGACCGCAAACAGGTCCGCGCACTGACCACCGCCATCGAACGGGCCGCCCGCCTCGCGGGGCGCTAG